The following are encoded together in the uncultured Methanobrevibacter sp. genome:
- a CDS encoding lactaldehyde dehydrogenase, which yields MDMLIGGKHVSGDDLEEVKNPFNNEVIDTVPIAHRQTADLAIRQANDAKDSLCEMSAFKVSNNLFNAVEKLKDNREDFARLLTLEVGKPINESLVELDRSIETLKLAAEEAKRIYGESVPLDAGLNGKGFFAFTQRLPLGVVAAITPFNYPLNLTIHKIAPAIACKNTVIIKPPTQSPLTVMKFAELLNEEFPDGVVNTVTGYGSEVGDYLVTSPDVNKISFTGSVTTGLMISQKAGMKKVTLELGGNDPMIVLNDADVDKAVQGAINGAFLNAGQVCMGVKRIIVQEDISKEFAKKLVEKAERLVMGNPLDESTTLGTLISEKAAIQVEETVNNAVQKGARILTGGNRDGAFYEATVIDNVTADMDLVVNETFGPVAPIIHVDSVDEAISVANDTDYGLQAGVFTNDYSNAMRCVREIEAGTVFVNKQSTFRTDNMPFGGFKNSGVGKEGIKYAVEEMTKTKLIGLNLR from the coding sequence ATGGATATGCTGATTGGTGGAAAACACGTTTCAGGCGATGATTTGGAAGAAGTAAAAAACCCGTTTAATAATGAAGTAATCGATACTGTCCCTATTGCTCACAGACAAACTGCAGATTTGGCAATCAGGCAGGCTAATGATGCAAAAGACAGTTTGTGTGAGATGTCTGCATTCAAGGTATCAAACAATCTTTTCAATGCTGTTGAAAAATTAAAGGACAATCGTGAAGATTTTGCAAGATTATTGACTTTGGAGGTTGGAAAACCGATTAATGAATCATTGGTTGAACTGGACAGGTCAATTGAAACTTTAAAACTTGCAGCCGAAGAGGCAAAAAGAATTTATGGTGAAAGCGTACCATTGGATGCCGGTTTGAACGGCAAGGGATTTTTTGCATTCACTCAGCGCCTTCCCTTAGGTGTCGTTGCAGCTATAACTCCATTTAACTATCCTCTGAATTTAACAATCCATAAGATTGCTCCTGCAATTGCATGCAAAAATACGGTTATCATAAAGCCTCCGACACAGTCTCCTCTGACCGTGATGAAATTCGCTGAACTTTTAAACGAAGAGTTTCCGGACGGTGTTGTAAATACTGTAACAGGATACGGTTCTGAAGTCGGAGATTACCTGGTCACTTCTCCCGATGTTAATAAGATATCATTTACAGGAAGTGTAACAACCGGGCTTATGATTTCACAAAAGGCCGGAATGAAAAAGGTTACTCTTGAACTTGGCGGAAATGATCCTATGATTGTTTTAAATGATGCTGATGTTGATAAGGCAGTTCAGGGAGCAATCAACGGCGCATTTTTAAATGCAGGTCAGGTATGTATGGGAGTTAAAAGAATCATTGTTCAGGAGGATATCTCAAAGGAATTTGCCAAAAAGCTGGTTGAAAAAGCTGAAAGGCTGGTGATGGGTAATCCTTTGGATGAATCCACAACATTGGGAACTCTGATATCAGAAAAAGCAGCAATTCAGGTTGAAGAAACAGTAAACAATGCAGTTCAAAAAGGTGCTCGAATATTGACTGGAGGCAATCGTGACGGTGCATTTTATGAAGCCACAGTAATCGATAACGTCACAGCAGATATGGATCTGGTTGTAAATGAAACATTCGGTCCGGTAGCACCGATTATTCATGTGGACTCAGTTGATGAGGCAATCAGTGTGGCCAATGATACTGATTATGGTCTTCAGGCAGGAGTATTTACAAATGATTATTCAAATGCAATGAGATGCGTCCGGGAAATTGAAGCAGGAACTGTTTTTGTAAATAAGCAATCCACATTCAGAACAGATAACATGCCTTTCGGTGGATTTAA
- a CDS encoding TMEM175 family protein, whose protein sequence is MQTNRFETFFDAIIAIIITVLVLKIPQPATPTLAGIMELNSIYIAYLISFLILFNIWYANHNLFQVVDNISNRAVWTYGIMTFAISLLPYFTIWLANNVYSVPAETMFGVIFIVTHILNTFATHEIYRSNLYNKQLLAINNDSYYFNLPLVVLAIGFILTYTVFIPGIYFACLISIIMWIAIGRVMRSDDDGN, encoded by the coding sequence ATGCAAACAAATAGATTCGAAACATTTTTTGATGCGATTATTGCAATCATCATAACTGTTTTGGTTTTAAAAATTCCGCAGCCTGCAACACCAACTCTTGCAGGCATTATGGAGCTTAATTCAATCTATATTGCATATCTGATTAGTTTTTTAATTTTATTCAATATCTGGTATGCAAACCATAACCTATTTCAGGTAGTTGACAATATCAGCAACAGGGCAGTCTGGACTTATGGAATAATGACATTTGCAATTTCACTTCTTCCGTATTTTACAATCTGGCTTGCAAACAATGTCTATTCAGTTCCTGCAGAAACCATGTTCGGAGTTATTTTTATTGTGACACATATTCTGAATACATTTGCTACACATGAAATATACAGAAGTAACCTGTATAATAAACAGTTACTTGCAATAAACAACGACAGCTATTATTTTAATCTGCCTTTAGTTGTTCTGGCAATAGGATTCATCCTAACCTACACAGTATTCATTCCGGGGATTTACTTTGCCTGTTTGATTTCAATTATAATGTGGATTGCAATAGGCAGAGTTATGAGGAGTGATGATGATGGAAACTGA
- a CDS encoding TMEM175 family protein, translating into MMETERFEALIDAILAIIITIIVLEIPLAASGSWEALFEIKYEFAIYAISFIVCFNFWNFNNNIFSIVNKIDNKVIWTMGISLFVLSLLPYLTTFVAENFYVFFPQFLYGLNFIVTAVLSLIIGTFLKQADPGNIALQIAIKPQPMYSTIIIVAAGMLIGYFAYPPAIIICCLLSIIGVWTIPKLINV; encoded by the coding sequence ATGATGGAAACTGAAAGGTTTGAAGCACTGATTGATGCAATTCTTGCAATTATCATTACAATCATTGTTTTGGAAATTCCGCTTGCGGCTTCAGGCAGCTGGGAAGCACTGTTTGAGATAAAATATGAATTTGCAATTTATGCAATCAGTTTTATTGTGTGCTTTAACTTCTGGAACTTCAACAACAATATTTTCAGCATTGTAAATAAAATTGATAACAAAGTCATCTGGACAATGGGAATTTCACTGTTTGTATTATCATTACTGCCTTACCTGACAACTTTTGTTGCTGAAAATTTCTATGTATTTTTCCCGCAATTTTTATATGGATTAAATTTCATCGTTACCGCAGTATTGTCACTGATTATCGGAACATTCCTAAAACAAGCCGATCCCGGAAATATTGCACTGCAGATTGCTATAAAACCTCAGCCAATGTACAGTACAATAATTATAGTTGCTGCGGGAATGCTGATAGGTTATTTCGCATATCCCCCTGCAATAATTATATGTTGTCTTCTATCAATAATTGGCGTGTGGACCATTCCAAAATTAATTAACGTTTAA
- a CDS encoding DUF4013 domain-containing protein, whose protein sequence is MELMEIISDALVYPFHNIKALIIYLILGIILGIVWVGSMGAAAASAAASNLAAAMGSAVIGFIVAVIISFAISGYQLDIIKYGIDRSFDAPGLDFVRQFFNGFKLTIVQLVYFIIPIIISAILAIIFQHWLAMVIEFILFVIFGLAAFMAECRLAKTEDIGYALSIGDAIGDITKVGILKLIVFIVIVALIAFLLSIIGGFISGWNSTVGGIFLGALGIYLVFFAARAAGLLYSNV, encoded by the coding sequence ATGGAATTAATGGAAATTATTAGTGATGCTTTAGTTTATCCCTTTCATAATATTAAAGCATTGATTATATATCTCATTTTAGGTATTATATTAGGTATTGTATGGGTGGGATCCATGGGTGCTGCGGCTGCCAGCGCTGCAGCTTCAAATCTTGCGGCTGCAATGGGATCCGCTGTTATCGGATTTATTGTTGCAGTGATAATTTCATTTGCTATTTCCGGTTATCAATTGGATATAATTAAATACGGAATTGACAGATCTTTTGATGCTCCTGGACTTGATTTTGTAAGGCAATTTTTCAATGGTTTTAAATTAACTATTGTTCAATTGGTTTATTTCATCATTCCAATTATCATTTCTGCAATTTTAGCAATTATATTCCAGCACTGGTTAGCAATGGTAATTGAATTCATATTATTTGTAATTTTCGGTCTTGCAGCATTTATGGCTGAATGCAGATTAGCTAAAACTGAAGATATAGGTTATGCTTTATCAATTGGTGATGCTATAGGAGATATCACAAAAGTAGGCATTTTAAAATTAATCGTCTTTATTGTTATCGTAGCTTTAATTGCTTTCCTATTATCCATAATAGGCGGTTTCATTTCCGGTTGGAATTCAACAGTCGGAGGAATATTTTTAGGTGCTTTAGGTATTTACTTAGTATTCTTCGCAGCTAGAGCTGCTGGTTTATTATACTCCAATGTATAA